The nucleotide sequence ATTATGGAGAGATAGATGTTGCAAGCAAGCCGGGAGCAGGAACAACCTTCCGCCTGACATTCCCGCGAAAGGATGAACAAGTATGAAGAATACCGTCTTAATTGTAGATGATGAAACAACTTTACGGCTTTCGTTGCGGATGTTTTTAAGTGATGAAGGCTATGATGCAGCAGATACTGGGACCATCAAAGAAGCATGGGAGCTCCTGCATAATAAAGACTTTAATCCGAGCATCGTGCTTCTTGATATTCGCCTGCCTGATGGAAATGGTTTGGAGATGCTTCGTGAACTAAAATCAACCTTTCCGGACATGGAAGTCATTATGCTGACCGCATATGGTGATACAGATACGGCTGTTTCAGCGATTAAAGGCGGTGCATTTGACTACTTAACAAAGCCTTTTGAACTTGAAGAAATTCAAATCGTCATCGAAAAATGCTTGAAGCACCGCCACTTAGAAGATGAAGTGGAGCGCTACCGGCAGGAAGAAAAACGAATTAACAAAACAGAAATTATCGGTGAAAGTGACGTCATGCAGCAGTTTAAGAACCAGCTGGGGCTTGTGGCGGACAGTGAGAATACGACTGTGCTCATTAAAGGGGAAACAGGAACAGGAAAAGAGCTTGTTGCTCGTAACATTCATCAGCTCAGCTCGCGTGCCAATCAGCCGTTTGTTCCGGTTAACTGTGGTGCGATTCCGTCTCACTTATTTGAAAGCGAGCTGTTCGGCTATGAAAAAGGGGCATTTACAGGAGCAAATCAACAGAAGAAAGGGCTTGTAGAATGGGCGGAGGGTGGCACGCTTTTTCTCGATGAAATTGGTGAAGTCCCAATTGATATTCAAGTGAAGCTGCTCCGCTTCTTAGAGGAAAAGAAGATTATGCGTGTCGGCGGCGTGAAAAACATCGACGTCGATGTACGGGTTATCGGTGCGACAAATCGTCCGCTTTCAGAAATGATTGAAAAAGGGGAGTTTCGCTCTGACCTTTACTACCGTTTAAACATTTTACCGCTTAAGCTTCCGCCGCTTCGCGACAGAGGAGAGGACTGCTTAATTCTAGCACGGCACTTCTTGCGCGATTACAGCCG is from Bacillus tianshenii and encodes:
- a CDS encoding sigma-54 dependent transcriptional regulator, whose protein sequence is MKNTVLIVDDETTLRLSLRMFLSDEGYDAADTGTIKEAWELLHNKDFNPSIVLLDIRLPDGNGLEMLRELKSTFPDMEVIMLTAYGDTDTAVSAIKGGAFDYLTKPFELEEIQIVIEKCLKHRHLEDEVERYRQEEKRINKTEIIGESDVMQQFKNQLGLVADSENTTVLIKGETGTGKELVARNIHQLSSRANQPFVPVNCGAIPSHLFESELFGYEKGAFTGANQQKKGLVEWAEGGTLFLDEIGEVPIDIQVKLLRFLEEKKIMRVGGVKNIDVDVRVIGATNRPLSEMIEKGEFRSDLYYRLNILPLKLPPLRDRGEDCLILARHFLRDYSRQMRKKLPKLAGSAEQTFMTYHWPGNVREMKNVIERLMILHHEDTIKSEHLDFLKAPTDSQAKPAKEKVTLTEGFSIEEHIETIERDLIKQALEETKWNVTKSAEILGLSRYALHRRIEKYNLK